The genomic DNA CGTCACACGGATCAGCGACGCGATGGAAGGCGACCGCGCGACACCCTGGGCCGTGGCCGATGCCCCGTCCGACTACATCGCCAGCCTCCAGCGCGGCATCGTGGGCCTGCGCATGCCCGTCGCCCGACTGGAGGGGGCCTGGAAGGTCAACCAGCACAAACCCGAGGCCGACCGTGCTGGCACCGCAGCAGGCCTCGCGGCAGCAGGAGAGATGGGGGCCGCTCTGGCCCGCGTCCTGCGTCCGGGCGGGTGATGCGGCTGCGGGTCCTTGCCATCGCCGGAACGGCCCTCGCGCTTCTGTCGGGCTGCGGGATGTTCAGCCGCCACAGCGCCCAGGACTGCATGGAACGCGCGATGTTCTTTGAATCCATCCGGTCCAGCCGCGATGGCATGATCGCCGTCGGCAGCGTGGTGATGAACCGCGTCGCGTCCGACCAGTACCCCGACTCGGTCTGCGGAGTCGTCGCGCAGAAAAACCAATTCGCCCCCGGCATCATGTCACGCAAGATGAACGGGCGCGGCCTGCCGCTGGTGCAAGAGGCCGCACGGTCGGTCCTGCGCGGCGAACGCCATCCCCTGACGGGCAACGCGATGTTCTTTCACGCGGCCAGCTACCGCGCGGGCTACGACAACATGCATTACGTCGTGACGACGGGCGGCAACGCGTTTTATGAACGGCGCGACGTCACCCGCGTCACGCAACCGGTCCCGCTGCCCGCGATCGAGGGGATCACGCATCGCTGATCGAAGCTTTGCGCGGCGGCATGCAGCGGCGTCGCACTGCGGGTGCGGCCGCGCACCGACCGCACCCCTTTGACCGTTGCCACGGCCCGCACGCGGGCTGCGGTCACGCGATCCCGTTCATTCCTGACGGAAGGACAGGATGTTGGAATTGTTGGCGTCCTCTGACCAGCAAAGATAGTCCGAATAGACCGATGCGCCGTAGAGGTAGAGATACCGGTCCTTGAACGACGCATCCTCGTAAGGGTCGAGGCTGATGCTGCCGTTGGCATGCAGCTTGATCGGGTTCCGCCAGCCACCTTTCAGGCCCCAGCCCGCATAGGAATTCGTCGCCAGCCCAGATAGCGGTCGTTCGGCGTGGTATCGCGGGCCAGATATTTCAGATCGCCGTCGTTCACGTATTTCACGAAGGACGCCGCATCCTTGTCGTCATAAAGGCGCAGGTAATTTGCCGCCGCGCCTTGCGTGCACCCCAGCCAGCCCTTCGGCTCGTTCGTCATCAGATCATAGGCGCGCAGATGAAAATAGG from Loktanella sp. M215 includes the following:
- a CDS encoding cell wall hydrolase; this encodes MRLRVLAIAGTALALLSGCGMFSRHSAQDCMERAMFFESIRSSRDGMIAVGSVVMNRVASDQYPDSVCGVVAQKNQFAPGIMSRKMNGRGLPLVQEAARSVLRGERHPLTGNAMFFHAASYRAGYDNMHYVVTTGGNAFYERRDVTRVTQPVPLPAIEGITHR